In the Micromonospora narathiwatensis genome, one interval contains:
- a CDS encoding tetratricopeptide repeat protein, which produces MTSGFGELTVQAHHLVAEGDLAGAQRLLADALTDADPRPANASPELAEAAGLQARVLVALGEPHTARGWAAFAYAAATRLHGRSDERTVTAAATLAAVLHRVGSDARAARLYSEVIIELTARDGPEAQRVLAAHADLATVEYARGQCEVARDRLQDTWELHREVYGDGHPSGIKMLAKLGAMERDCGRYAESHEHLTLAEELCGLHLPADDPLAAQVAGLARAAADPDHVCAGPEPPARETPVVPAARVPPAAEGPPEPTLPEPPLYHPPDRAEGGHPSVPNPRTPPEADDPFDDYPWPPDEPVDEPWRPEESALPPAVVGLTEDEPEGVRRVPHVAEPEAPSRYLPVHVPRPPAPERRATPWLPLVVAGVIVALLLGTVAVIAGVSRVDRPHETPDPGTPAGTTGTPTGGTSARTGTPNAAPAASPGTPPGRVRLTDRRDSIVLNWTYPTGAEGPVVVAGGRSGQEQHTFLQLPAGTDSYTAYGLGRSTDYCFTVAVVWSTDTVARAAPVCTRRS; this is translated from the coding sequence CTGACTGTCCAGGCGCACCACCTGGTGGCCGAGGGTGACCTCGCCGGAGCCCAGCGACTGCTCGCCGACGCGCTGACCGACGCCGATCCACGTCCCGCCAACGCCTCTCCCGAGCTGGCCGAGGCCGCCGGGCTCCAGGCCCGGGTGCTGGTCGCCCTCGGCGAGCCGCACACCGCCCGCGGCTGGGCCGCCTTCGCGTACGCGGCGGCCACCCGGCTGCACGGCCGCTCCGACGAGCGTACGGTGACCGCCGCCGCCACCCTGGCCGCGGTGCTGCACCGGGTCGGCAGCGACGCCCGGGCCGCCCGGCTCTACTCCGAGGTCATCATCGAGCTGACCGCCCGCGACGGCCCGGAGGCGCAGCGGGTGCTGGCCGCCCACGCCGACCTGGCCACCGTGGAGTACGCCCGCGGCCAGTGCGAGGTCGCCCGCGACCGGTTGCAGGACACCTGGGAGCTGCACCGCGAGGTGTACGGCGACGGCCACCCGAGCGGCATCAAGATGCTGGCCAAGCTCGGCGCGATGGAACGCGACTGCGGCCGGTACGCCGAGTCCCACGAGCACCTGACGCTCGCCGAGGAGCTGTGCGGGCTGCACCTGCCCGCCGACGACCCGCTCGCCGCGCAGGTGGCCGGGCTGGCCCGGGCCGCCGCCGATCCGGACCACGTCTGCGCCGGCCCGGAGCCGCCGGCCCGGGAGACGCCGGTCGTGCCCGCCGCCCGGGTCCCCCCGGCCGCCGAGGGCCCGCCCGAGCCGACCCTGCCCGAACCGCCGCTCTACCACCCGCCCGACCGCGCCGAGGGCGGACACCCCAGCGTGCCGAACCCCCGGACCCCGCCCGAGGCCGACGACCCGTTCGACGACTACCCGTGGCCGCCGGACGAGCCGGTCGACGAGCCCTGGCGCCCCGAGGAGAGCGCGCTGCCCCCCGCCGTGGTCGGATTGACCGAGGACGAGCCGGAGGGCGTACGCCGGGTGCCGCACGTCGCCGAGCCCGAGGCGCCGTCGCGCTACCTGCCGGTGCACGTGCCCCGGCCGCCGGCGCCCGAGCGGCGGGCCACCCCGTGGCTGCCGCTGGTGGTCGCCGGGGTGATCGTGGCGCTGCTGCTCGGCACCGTCGCGGTGATCGCCGGGGTGTCCCGGGTGGACCGCCCGCACGAGACCCCGGATCCCGGTACGCCGGCCGGCACCACCGGTACGCCGACCGGCGGCACCTCCGCCCGCACCGGCACGCCGAACGCCGCGCCCGCCGCCTCCCCCGGCACTCCGCCGGGGCGGGTCCGGCTGACCGACCGGCGGGACAGCATCGTGCTGAACTGGACGTATCCGACCGGCGCGGAGGGGCCGGTGGTGGTCGCCGGCGGCCGCTCGGGGCAGGAGCAGCACACCTTCCTCCAGTTGCCGGCCGGCACCGACAGCTACACCGCCTACGGGCTGGGCCGCAGCACCGACTACTGCTTCACGGTCGCGGTGGTCTGGTCCACCGACACGGTGGCCCGGGCCGCTCCGGTCTGCACCCGCCGGAGCTGA